A single candidate division KSB1 bacterium DNA region contains:
- a CDS encoding uracil-DNA glycosylase, whose product MKNTQIQQLQKEIIACTKCPRLVAWREKIAEEKVRRFAHETYWGKPIPSFGDPKAELLIVGLAPAAHGGNRTGRMFTGDRSGDWLFRALHKFDFANQPTSTDGNDGLVLKGCYITAALHCAPPQNKPTAEEKGNCLPYLYNEIQLLKSVQVVIALGKIGFDTVTTTYQDLGLTDFKKRPVFEHAGETKLNSKLTLVASYHPSQQNTFTGRLTEPMFDAVFNKARKIINLQK is encoded by the coding sequence ATGAAAAACACGCAGATCCAACAATTACAAAAAGAAATCATAGCCTGCACAAAATGTCCTCGATTGGTCGCCTGGCGGGAGAAAATTGCTGAGGAAAAAGTCCGGCGGTTTGCCCACGAAACTTACTGGGGGAAACCAATTCCAAGTTTTGGCGATCCCAAAGCAGAGCTTCTGATCGTCGGCCTTGCACCGGCGGCTCACGGCGGCAACAGAACCGGCCGGATGTTTACCGGCGATCGCAGTGGAGATTGGCTGTTTCGTGCTTTGCATAAGTTTGACTTTGCCAATCAACCGACTTCCACAGATGGAAATGATGGACTGGTTTTGAAGGGGTGTTATATCACCGCAGCGCTACATTGCGCACCTCCTCAAAACAAACCCACTGCTGAGGAAAAAGGCAACTGCCTGCCGTATCTTTATAATGAGATTCAGCTTTTAAAAAGTGTGCAGGTTGTCATTGCTTTGGGTAAAATTGGCTTTGATACGGTAACTACAACGTATCAGGACTTGGGACTTACAGATTTTAAAAAACGACCTGTTTTTGAGCATGCGGGTGAAACCAAACTTAACTCTAAACTCACGCTTGTGGCATCCTACCATCCCAGTCAGCAAAATACTTTTACCGGGAGACTCACTGAGCCCATGTTTGACGCCGTTTTTAATAAGGCTAGAAAAATAATTAATTTACAAAAATGA